In one window of Brassica rapa cultivar Chiifu-401-42 chromosome A07, CAAS_Brap_v3.01, whole genome shotgun sequence DNA:
- the LOC103850109 gene encoding PR5-like receptor kinase isoform X1, protein MGEGFVALMFLLVSLTIVLEGFVWVEARTALKPSSSTNFTIENKCDYPVWPVINGTSTEFSISTTCFVLKKGEARLISVCPSTTPNKTRITNGSAVAPTTSGLPPQSQPFIFPGKQKSSWKSKLIPGISAALILLIIIVMAVMLRAKKMRKSDWDDKNVEAVVQLKRYSYAKIKKMTNSFAHLLGKGGYGTVYKGKLLDDGRDVAVKILKQSEGNGEEFINEVASLSRTSHVNIVSLLGFCYERNKRAIIYEFMPNGSLDKFISENMSVKMEWERLYDIAVGVSRGLEYLHNGCVSRIVHFDIKPQNILLDKDLCPKISDFGLAKLCKNKESIMSMLDARGTAGYIAPEVFSKNFGGVSHKSDVYSYGMVVLEMTGARNIEKVEHSGSNNSSMYFPDWIYKDLEREEIMRIFGDRITEEEEKIARKMVLVGLWCIQTNPSHRPAMIKVIEMLEGTLEALQVPPKPLLCLPARTVPEIVEDSNETSSFSWPSQFERDTFIGEDTLRISEEDIVQCSSS, encoded by the exons ATGGGTGAGGGATTTGTTGCATTGATGTTCCTCCTTGTTTCACTAACAATCGTCTTAG AAGGGTTTGTTTGGGTTGAGGCACGTACAGCGTTAAAGCCGAGCAGTTCCACAAACTTTACCATAGAAAACAAATGCGATTATCCTGTCTGGCCGGTAATCAATGGTACTTCCACTGAATTTTCGATCTCAACCACCTGCTTTGTCCTCAAGAAAGGAGAGGCGCGTCTCATCAGTGTTTGCCCGTCCACTACTCCCAACAAGACAAG AATAACCAACGGAAGCGCAGTGGCTCCAACAACTAGTGGACTTCCCCCACAGTCTCAACCCTTTATATTTCCAGGAAAAC AAAAATCATCATGGAAGTCAAAGCTTATACCTG GAATCTCAGCAGCTTTAATTTTGCTGATCATTATTGTGATGGCGGTTATGTTGAGAGcaaagaagatgagaaagagTGATTGGGATGATAAAAACGTTGAGGCCGTTGTACAGTTAAAGCGATATAGTTACGCAAAAATCAAGAAGATGACAAACTCATTTGCGCATCTTCTTGGGAAAGGAGGATATGGAACAGTCTACAAAGGAAAGTTACTGGATGATGGCCGAGATGTTGCAGTAAAGATCTTGAAGCAGTCAGAGGGAAATGGAGAAGAGTTTATCAATGAAGTAGCTAGCTTAAGTAGAACATCTCATGTTAATATTGTATCTCTTCTTGGATTCTGTTATGAAAGGAACAAGAGAGCGATCATCTATGAGTTCATGCCAAATGGATCCCTAGATAAGTTTATTTCCGAGAATATGTCGGTTAAGATGGAATGGGAAAGGTTGTACGACATTGCGGTGGGTGTCTCTCGTGGCCTAGAGTATTTGCATAATGGTTGTGTATCGAGGATTGTGCATTTCGATATAAAGCCGCAAAATATACTCCTGGACAAAGATCTTTGCCCAAAGATTTCAGATTTTGGTCTTGCCAAGCTCTGTAAAAATAAGGAGAGCATCATGTCGATGCTGGACGCGAGAGGAACAGCAGGATACATTGCCCCTGAAGTCTTTTCAAAGAATTTTGGAGGAGTTTCACATAAATCAGATGTGTATAGTTATGGGATGGTGGTTCTTGAGATGACTGGAGCAAGAAATATAGAAAAAGTTGAACATTCTGGATCTAACAATAGTTCAATGTACTTTCCAGATTGGATCTATAAGGATCTTGAAAGGGAAGAAATCATGAGGATTTTTGGTGATCGTataacagaagaagaagagaaaattgCAAGGAAAATGGTATTGGTTGGTCTGTGGTGTATTCAGACCAATCCATCTCACCGTCCAGCAATGATCAAAGTCATTGAAATGTTAGAGGGGACTCTAGAGGCTCTCCAGGTTCCACCTAAACCTCTCTTGTGTTTACCTGCAAGAACGGTTCCAGAAATTGTTGAAGATAGTAATGAGACTTCAAGCTTCTCTTGGCCAAGTCAGTTTGAAAGAGACACTTTCATTGGTGAAGACACTTTACGCATTTCTGAAGAAGACATAGTTCAATGTTCCAGCTCCTAA
- the LOC103850109 gene encoding PR5-like receptor kinase isoform X2, with translation MGEGFVALMFLLVSLTIVLGFVWVEARTALKPSSSTNFTIENKCDYPVWPVINGTSTEFSISTTCFVLKKGEARLISVCPSTTPNKTRITNGSAVAPTTSGLPPQSQPFIFPGKQKSSWKSKLIPGISAALILLIIIVMAVMLRAKKMRKSDWDDKNVEAVVQLKRYSYAKIKKMTNSFAHLLGKGGYGTVYKGKLLDDGRDVAVKILKQSEGNGEEFINEVASLSRTSHVNIVSLLGFCYERNKRAIIYEFMPNGSLDKFISENMSVKMEWERLYDIAVGVSRGLEYLHNGCVSRIVHFDIKPQNILLDKDLCPKISDFGLAKLCKNKESIMSMLDARGTAGYIAPEVFSKNFGGVSHKSDVYSYGMVVLEMTGARNIEKVEHSGSNNSSMYFPDWIYKDLEREEIMRIFGDRITEEEEKIARKMVLVGLWCIQTNPSHRPAMIKVIEMLEGTLEALQVPPKPLLCLPARTVPEIVEDSNETSSFSWPSQFERDTFIGEDTLRISEEDIVQCSSS, from the exons ATGGGTGAGGGATTTGTTGCATTGATGTTCCTCCTTGTTTCACTAACAATCGTCTTAG GGTTTGTTTGGGTTGAGGCACGTACAGCGTTAAAGCCGAGCAGTTCCACAAACTTTACCATAGAAAACAAATGCGATTATCCTGTCTGGCCGGTAATCAATGGTACTTCCACTGAATTTTCGATCTCAACCACCTGCTTTGTCCTCAAGAAAGGAGAGGCGCGTCTCATCAGTGTTTGCCCGTCCACTACTCCCAACAAGACAAG AATAACCAACGGAAGCGCAGTGGCTCCAACAACTAGTGGACTTCCCCCACAGTCTCAACCCTTTATATTTCCAGGAAAAC AAAAATCATCATGGAAGTCAAAGCTTATACCTG GAATCTCAGCAGCTTTAATTTTGCTGATCATTATTGTGATGGCGGTTATGTTGAGAGcaaagaagatgagaaagagTGATTGGGATGATAAAAACGTTGAGGCCGTTGTACAGTTAAAGCGATATAGTTACGCAAAAATCAAGAAGATGACAAACTCATTTGCGCATCTTCTTGGGAAAGGAGGATATGGAACAGTCTACAAAGGAAAGTTACTGGATGATGGCCGAGATGTTGCAGTAAAGATCTTGAAGCAGTCAGAGGGAAATGGAGAAGAGTTTATCAATGAAGTAGCTAGCTTAAGTAGAACATCTCATGTTAATATTGTATCTCTTCTTGGATTCTGTTATGAAAGGAACAAGAGAGCGATCATCTATGAGTTCATGCCAAATGGATCCCTAGATAAGTTTATTTCCGAGAATATGTCGGTTAAGATGGAATGGGAAAGGTTGTACGACATTGCGGTGGGTGTCTCTCGTGGCCTAGAGTATTTGCATAATGGTTGTGTATCGAGGATTGTGCATTTCGATATAAAGCCGCAAAATATACTCCTGGACAAAGATCTTTGCCCAAAGATTTCAGATTTTGGTCTTGCCAAGCTCTGTAAAAATAAGGAGAGCATCATGTCGATGCTGGACGCGAGAGGAACAGCAGGATACATTGCCCCTGAAGTCTTTTCAAAGAATTTTGGAGGAGTTTCACATAAATCAGATGTGTATAGTTATGGGATGGTGGTTCTTGAGATGACTGGAGCAAGAAATATAGAAAAAGTTGAACATTCTGGATCTAACAATAGTTCAATGTACTTTCCAGATTGGATCTATAAGGATCTTGAAAGGGAAGAAATCATGAGGATTTTTGGTGATCGTataacagaagaagaagagaaaattgCAAGGAAAATGGTATTGGTTGGTCTGTGGTGTATTCAGACCAATCCATCTCACCGTCCAGCAATGATCAAAGTCATTGAAATGTTAGAGGGGACTCTAGAGGCTCTCCAGGTTCCACCTAAACCTCTCTTGTGTTTACCTGCAAGAACGGTTCCAGAAATTGTTGAAGATAGTAATGAGACTTCAAGCTTCTCTTGGCCAAGTCAGTTTGAAAGAGACACTTTCATTGGTGAAGACACTTTACGCATTTCTGAAGAAGACATAGTTCAATGTTCCAGCTCCTAA
- the LOC103850111 gene encoding chloroplastic group IIB intron splicing facilitator CRS2-A, chloroplastic, with protein MSLSSYTANSSPVSVAVMLSASSPPITSLLLYPKACKFGQSKSNSKRIFSLRASSSLPVYDTKLTVEYTPWLIVGLGNPGTKYYGTRHNIGFEMIDHIARTTDISMNTVQSKGLVGIGAVGEVPILLVKPQTYMNFSGESVGPLAAYYQVPLRHILMIYDDMGLPNGVLRLQPKGGHSHHNGLKNVIEHLNGCRSFPRLSIGIGNPPGSMDMKAFLLQKFSRSERKQIDAGMEQGVDAVKTLVEYGFNDTISRFNLGQKYKFHTI; from the exons ATGTCCTTATCCTCTTACACTGCAAACTCGTCGCCTGTTTCTGTTGCGGTGATGCTTTCTGCGTCATCTCCTCCGattacatctcttcttctctACCCAAAAGCTTGTAAATTTGGTCAATCAAAATCCAACTCCAAAAGAATATTCTCTCTTCGTGCTTCATCCTCGTTGCCTGTTTATGATACCAAGCTAACAGTTGAGTACACACCCTGGCTTATCGTGGGACTTGGTAACCCTGGAACAAAGTACTACGGAACTAGACACAAt ATTGGTTTTGAGATGATTGATCATATTGCTCGAACGACAGACATTTCCATGAACACAGTTCAGTCCAAAGGTTTGGTCGGAATAGGTGCGGTCGGAGAAGTGCCGATTCTGTTGGTTAAACCTCAAACTTACATGAATTTTAGTGGTGAATCG GTTGGGCCATTAGCTGCTTACTATCAAGTACCCTTACGCCATATTCTGATG ATATATGATGACATGGGTTTGCCTAATGGTGTCTTGAGGCTTCAACCAAAAGGAGGACATAGCCATCACAATGG GTTGAAGAATGTGATAGAACATCTAAATGGATGCCGTAGCTTCCCCCGCTTATCAATTG GAATTGGGAATCCACCGGGGAGCATGGACATGAAAGCGTTTCTTCTCCAGAAATTCAGCCGCTCGGAGCGTAAACAG ATTGATGCGGGGATGGAACAAGGTGTTGATGCCGTGAAGACGCTTGTTGAATATGGATTCAACGACACAATATCTCGATTCAATTTGGGGCAGAAATACAAGTTCCACACAATTTGA
- the LOC103850110 gene encoding uncharacterized protein LOC103850110 isoform X1: MATSSFVSFPRLCSPKAKFKPMAALSKSSTTYELKKGQNRLYHKLPSGLKMEVIEQRKEKNEKRRSEKEKEKENPPLVFVHGSYHAAWCWAEHWLPFFSSSGFDSYAISLLAQGESDEPLGTVAGTLETHASDIANFIESNLSSSLPPVLIGHSFGGLIVQYYLANISNKQPLVTEATNAYPDISGAVLVCSVPPSGNSGLVLRYLFSKPVAAFKVTLSLAAKRFQTSIPLCRETFFSSAMDDHLVQRYQDLMKESSRMPLFDLKKLNASLPVPKPKENSTKVMVLGAKDDFIVDDEGLKETGRFYDVEPVCVEGVAHDMMLDCSWEKGAEVLLYWLSKPTNLSA; encoded by the exons ATGGCTACTTCTTCTTTTGTCTCTTTCCCACGCCTCTGCTCTCCCAAAGCGAAATTCAAGCCAATGGCAGCTCTCAGCAAATCCTCCACGACATATGAGCTGAAGAAGGGGCAGAACCGTCTTTACCATAAGCTTCCCTCTGGTCTAAAAATGGAGGTCATCGAgcagagaaaagagaaaaacgaaaaaagaagaagcgagaaagagaaagagaaagagaaccCACCATTGGTTTTTGTACATGGAAGCTACCACGCAGCTTGGTGCTGGGCTGAGCATTGGTTacctttcttctcttcttctgggTTTGACTCTTATGCCATCAGCTTATTAGCTCAG GGTGAAAGTGATGAGCCTTTGGGAACTGTTGCTGGAACACTTGAG ACGCACGCAAGTGATATTGCGAACTTCATCGAGTCAAACCTTAGCTCTTCGCTTCCTCCTGTTCTTATCGGTCATTCTTTTGGAGGGCTCATTGTTCAATATTACTTGGCGAATATCTCAAATAAACAGCCGTTAG TTACAGAAGCTACAAATGCATATCCAGACATTTCAGGAGCTGTACTAGTTTGTTCCGTGCCACCTTCGGGTAATAG CGGGTTAGTGTTACGCTATCTCTTTTCTAAACCCGTAGCAGCCTTTAAG GTAACCCTCAGTTTAGCCGCTAAGCGTTTTCAGACATCTATTCCTCTTTGTCGGGAAACATTCTTCTCTTCAGCCATGGATGATCACCTAGTGCAGCG TTACCAGGATCTGATGAAAGAGAGTTCAAGGATGCCATTGTTTGATCTCAAAAAGCTAAACGCATCACTTCCGGTACCAAAGCCAAAGGAAAATTCGACAAAAGTTATGGTTTTAGGTGCCAAAGATGATTTCATAGTG GACGACGAAGGACTGAAGGAAACCGGGAGGTTTTATGATGTTGAGCCGGTTTGTGTTGAAGGTGTTGCTCATGATATGATGCTTGACTGTTCATGGGAGAAAGGTGCCGAGGTTCTTTTGTATTGGCTATCTAAGCCGACAAATCTATCTGCTTAA
- the LOC103850110 gene encoding uncharacterized protein LOC103850110 isoform X2, with translation MATSSFVSFPRLCSPKAKFKPMAALSKSSTTYELKKGQNRLYHKLPSGLKMEVIEQRKEKNEKRRSEKEKEKENPPLVFVHGSYHAAWCWAEHWLPFFSSSGFDSYAISLLAQGESDEPLGTVAGTLETHASDIANFIESNLSSSLPPVLIGHSFGGLIVQYYLANISNKQPLEATNAYPDISGAVLVCSVPPSGNSGLVLRYLFSKPVAAFKVTLSLAAKRFQTSIPLCRETFFSSAMDDHLVQRYQDLMKESSRMPLFDLKKLNASLPVPKPKENSTKVMVLGAKDDFIVDDEGLKETGRFYDVEPVCVEGVAHDMMLDCSWEKGAEVLLYWLSKPTNLSA, from the exons ATGGCTACTTCTTCTTTTGTCTCTTTCCCACGCCTCTGCTCTCCCAAAGCGAAATTCAAGCCAATGGCAGCTCTCAGCAAATCCTCCACGACATATGAGCTGAAGAAGGGGCAGAACCGTCTTTACCATAAGCTTCCCTCTGGTCTAAAAATGGAGGTCATCGAgcagagaaaagagaaaaacgaaaaaagaagaagcgagaaagagaaagagaaagagaaccCACCATTGGTTTTTGTACATGGAAGCTACCACGCAGCTTGGTGCTGGGCTGAGCATTGGTTacctttcttctcttcttctgggTTTGACTCTTATGCCATCAGCTTATTAGCTCAG GGTGAAAGTGATGAGCCTTTGGGAACTGTTGCTGGAACACTTGAG ACGCACGCAAGTGATATTGCGAACTTCATCGAGTCAAACCTTAGCTCTTCGCTTCCTCCTGTTCTTATCGGTCATTCTTTTGGAGGGCTCATTGTTCAATATTACTTGGCGAATATCTCAAATAAACAGCCGTTAG AAGCTACAAATGCATATCCAGACATTTCAGGAGCTGTACTAGTTTGTTCCGTGCCACCTTCGGGTAATAG CGGGTTAGTGTTACGCTATCTCTTTTCTAAACCCGTAGCAGCCTTTAAG GTAACCCTCAGTTTAGCCGCTAAGCGTTTTCAGACATCTATTCCTCTTTGTCGGGAAACATTCTTCTCTTCAGCCATGGATGATCACCTAGTGCAGCG TTACCAGGATCTGATGAAAGAGAGTTCAAGGATGCCATTGTTTGATCTCAAAAAGCTAAACGCATCACTTCCGGTACCAAAGCCAAAGGAAAATTCGACAAAAGTTATGGTTTTAGGTGCCAAAGATGATTTCATAGTG GACGACGAAGGACTGAAGGAAACCGGGAGGTTTTATGATGTTGAGCCGGTTTGTGTTGAAGGTGTTGCTCATGATATGATGCTTGACTGTTCATGGGAGAAAGGTGCCGAGGTTCTTTTGTATTGGCTATCTAAGCCGACAAATCTATCTGCTTAA
- the LOC103850112 gene encoding ribulose bisphosphate carboxylase small chain F1, chloroplastic produces the protein MASSMLSSATVVSSPAQAAMVAPFTGLKSSAAFPVTRKTNTDITSIASNGGRVNCMKVWPPVGKKKFETLSYLPDVTDVELAKEVDYLLRNKWIPCVEFELEHGFVYREHGNTPGYYDGRYWTMWKLPLFGCTDSAQVLKEVQECKTEYPNAFIRIIGFDNNRQVQCISFIAYKPPSFTGA, from the exons ATGGCTTCCTCTATGCTCTCCTCTGCCACCGTGGTTAGCTCACCGGCTCAAGCGGCCATGGTTGCTCCATTCACAGGCTTGAAGTCATCCGCTGCATTCCCAGTCACTCGCAAGACCAACACTGACATTACTTCCATTGCAAGCAATGGAGGAAGAGTTAACTGCATGAAG GTGTGGCCACCAGTCGGAAAGAAGAAGTTTGAGACTCTCTCTTACCTTCCTGATGTTACTGACGTCGAATTGGCTAAGGAAGTTGACTATCTTCTTCGCAACAAGTGGATTCCTTGTGTTGAATTCGAATTggaa CATGGATTTGTATACCGTGAACACGGAAACACACCCGGATACTATGACGGACGTTACTGGACAATGTGGAAACTTCCTTTGTTCGGATGCACTGACTCTGCTCAAGTGTTGAAGGAAGTGCAAGAGTGCAAGACGGAATACCCTAACGCTTTCATTAGAATCATCGGATTCGACAACAACCGTCAAGTCCAGTGCATCAGTTTCATCGCCTACAAGCCACCAAGCTTCACCGGCGCTTAA
- the LOC103850113 gene encoding S-protein homolog 9-like, with translation MNRLSCFLLVIGLCVGLSNAYEKNSVHFKNSLGRNNILKINCLSNNDNLGFHFLRPGETYEFSFHDSVFKTEFFCDLWQGPNFKFHAGFTGYEGGGLIVHYGKQNFWDAREDGIYFTHGQKTPKLEYNWE, from the coding sequence ATGAATCGTCTCTCTTGTTTTCTGCTCGTCATTGGACTGTGCGTTGGGTTGAGTAATGCATATGAGAAAAACTCTGTACACTTCAAGAACTCTCTTGGTCGTAACAATATCTTGAAGATCAATTGTTTATCAAACAACGACAATCTAGGCTTCCACTTTTTGCGGCCTGGAGAAACCTACGAATTCAGTTTTCATGATAGTGtttttaaaacagaatttttctGTGACCTATGGCAAGGGCCTAATTTCAAGTTCCATGCAGGGTTCACGGGATATGAAGGTGGTGGTCTCATCGTTCATTATGGTAAACAAAACTTTTGGGATGCTAGAGAAGATGGAATTTACTTCACACATGGCCAAAAAACGCCCAAGTTAGAGTATAATTGGGAATAA
- the LOC103850114 gene encoding ubiquitin receptor RAD23d, translating to MKIFVKTLKGTNFEIEVNPAETISDTKKRIETLHGAQYPAAQQMLIHQGKVLKDETTLEENNVVDNSFIVIMLSKAKVSSSGASTASAPAPSATLAQPAQTVATPQVATPTASVPEPPSGAANVAAPSAAAASTQTDVYGQAASNLVAGNNLESTVQQILDMGGGSWDRDTVIRALRAAFNNPERAVEYLYSGIPAQAEIPPAPQAPATAGQAANPLAQTQQEATPVPATGGPNANPLNLFPQGMPAADAGAGAGNLDFLRNSQQFQALRAMVQANPQILQPMLQELGKQNPQLVRLIQEHQADFLRLINEPVEGEENVMEQLEAAMPQAVTVTPEEREAIERLEAMGFDRAMVLEVFFACNKNEELAANYLLDHMHEFEEQ from the exons ATGAAGATTTTCGTGAAGACTCTCAAAGGGACAAACTTCGAGATCGAAGTGAATCCGGCGGAGACG ATCTCTGATACTAAAAAACGTATAGAAACTCTTCATGGTGCTCAATACCCAGCTGCTCAGCAGATGCTGATCCACCAAGGAAAAGTTCTCAAGGATGAGACTACTTTGGAAGAGAACAACGTTGTTGACAACAGTTTCATTGTTATCATGTTGTCCAAG GCCAAGGTTTCTTCAAGTGGGGCATCAACTGCATCTGCTCCAGCACCTAGTGCTACTCTG GCTCAACCTGCACAGACGGTAGCTACACCTCAGGTTGCTACTCCAACTGCCTCAGT TCCAGAGCCTCCAAGTGGAGCTGCAAACGTTGCAGCACCTTCTGCAGCAGCTGCTTC GACTCAGACAGATGTTTATGGACAAGCAGCGTCAAACCTTGTTGCTGGTAACAATCTAGAGTCCACTGTTCAGCAAATTCTTGACATGGGTGGAGGTAGTTGGGACCGTGACACTGTTATCCGTGCCCTGAGAGCCGCCTTTAACAACCCTGAAAGAGCTGTCGAATATCTCTACTCA GGAATCCCTGCCCAAGCTGAAATCCCACCAGCCCCTCAAGCCCCAGCTACTGCTGGACAGGCAGCAAACCCTCTAGCACAGACCCAACAAGAAGCTACTCCAGTGCCTGCAACTGGTGGTCCTAACGCTAATCCGTTAAACCTGTTTCCCCag GGCATGCCCGCTGCAGATGCTGGTGCTGGAGCTGGTAATCTTGATTTCCTACGTAACAGTCAACAG TTCCAAGCCTTGAGAGCTATGGTACAAGCAAACCCGCAAATTCTACAG CCTATGCTTCAAGAGCTCGGTAAACAAAACCCACAGCTTGTGCGACTCATCCAAGAGCACCAGGCTGACTTCCTACGCTTGATAAATGAACCTGTCGAGGGAGAAGA GAATGTCATGGAACAGTTGGAAGCAGCAATGCCACAAGCTGTGACCGTCACACCTGAAGAGCGTGAAGCCATTGAACGG CTTGAAGCGATGGGGTTTGATCGTGCGATGGTCTTAGAGGTGTTCTTTGCGTGTAACAAGAACGAAGAACTTGCAGCTAACTACCTTCTAGATCACATGCATGAGTTTGAGGAACAATAA
- the LOC103850115 gene encoding 14-3-3-like protein GF14 psi, with translation MSSSSREENVYMAKLAEQAERYEEMVEFMEKVAKSVDNEELTVEERNLLSVAYKNVIGARRASWRIISSIEQKEESKGNEDHVAIIKDYRGKIEAELSKICDGILNVLEAHLIPSASPAESKVFYLKMKGDYHRYLAEFKAGNERKDAAESTLVAYKSAQDIATAELAPTHPIRLGLALNFSVFYYEILNSPDRACSLAKQAFDEAIAELDTLGEESYKDSTLIMQLLRDNLTLWTSDMTDEAGDEIKETSKPEGAAE, from the exons ATGTCATCATCATCACGTGAAGAGAATGTGTACATGGCGAAGCTAGCGGAGCAAGCCGAGCGTTACGAAGAGATGGTGGAGTTCATGGAGAAAGTTGCTAAATCTGTTGACAACGAAGAGCTCACAGTCGAAGAGAGGAACCTTCTCTCCGTCGCTTACAAGAACGTGATTGGAGCGAGGAGGGCTTCGTGGAGGATCATCTCTTCCATCGAGCAGAAGGAAGAGAGCAAAGGGAACGAGGATCACGTTGCTATCATCAAGGACTACAGGGGCAAGATCGAAGCTGAGCTTAGCAAGATCTGCGATGGAATCTTGAATGTTCTTGAAGCTCATCTCATTCCCTCTGCTTCGCCTGCTGAGTCTAAAGTGTTTTACCTGAAGATGAAGGGAGATTATCACAGGTATCTTGCTGAGTTTAAGGCTGGCAACGAGAGGAAAGATGCTGCTGAAAGCACTTTGGTTGCGTACAAGTCTGCTCAG GACATTGCCACTGCTGAGTTGGCTCCCACTCACCCGATCAGGCTTGGTCTTGCACTCAACTTCTCTGTGTTTTACTATGAGATCCTTAACTCCCCTGACCGTGCCTGCAGCCTCGCCAAGCAG GCTTTTGATGAAGCAATCGCTGAGTTGGACACGTTGGGTGAGGAATCGTACAAGGACAGTACACTGATCATGCAGCTTCTCAGGGACAATCTCACTCTCTGGACTTCGGACATGACA GACGAAGCAGGAGATGAGATAAAGGAGACGTCGAAGCCAGAAGGTGCTGCAGAGTAA
- the LOC103850116 gene encoding RHOMBOID-like protein 9, chloroplastic, producing the protein MASFPLHRELPCKDYVFQHGTSGRHSRGEVLFDSNGARRSCPPGRTFPCPALGVLTKAEVSSSSTSGLKHRTTALGRDCTRSIPCSRRKLCLVRASSETKTIKKRLQLLDSYFEKLQSNDEKPSISMGDEINRGAELSGEKELESLSVYLKKQQKYAIIKPEGGSVASKSRNSDIESNNDGEDPLNFYVVSILASINVGVCLFEAAAPVRNNDMGLLSLPLLYGAKINDLIVAGEWWRLVTPMFLHSGIPHVALSSWALLTFGPKVCRDYGLLTFCLICILGGVSGNFMSFLHTPDPTVGGTGPAFALIGAWLVDQSQNKEMIKREEYEDLFQKAIIMTGLGLILSHFGPIDDWTNLGALVAGVVYGFFTCPVFQLGSGSEGIMTVGAEKQNSAGPCKSFLIFTIFVAVLVTCVLVLGDGPLTFPTYDDVVYSLI; encoded by the exons ATGGCGTCGTTTCCTCTTCACCGTGAACTCCCCTGTAAAGATTATGTTTTTCAGCATGGAACTTCAGGTCGACATAGCAGAGGAGAAGTGTTGTTTGATTCGAATGGTGCAAGACGAAGTTGTCCGCCTGGCAGAACCTTCCCATGTCCGGCTTTAGGAGTGTTGACGAAGGCAGAGGTTAGTAGCAGTAGCACTAGTGGTCTGAAACATAGAACAACCGCTCTGGGGAGGGATTGTACGAGATCGATCCCGTGTTCAAGAAGAAAGCTTTGCTTGGTTAGGGCGTCATCAGAGACCAAGACTATCAAAAAGAGACTTCAACTGTTAGATTCTTACTTTGAGAAACTTCAAAGCAACGATGAGAAGCCTTCTATCTCAATGGGGGATGAAATCAATCGGGGAGCTGAACTCAGTGGAGAGAAGGAGTTAGAATCTTTGAGCGTTTATcttaaaaaacaacaaaaat ATGCGATAATAAAACCAGAAGGAGGTTCAGTAGCAAGCAAATCGAGAAACTCTGATATTGAAAGTAATAATGATGGAGAAGATCCATTGAACTTCTATGTTGT GAGCATATTGGCATCCATAAACGTTGGAGTGTGTCTGTTTGAAGCGGCGGCTCCAGTGAGGAACAATGATATGGGACTCTTATCGCTCCCGCTGTTATATGGAGCAAAGATAAACGATCTAATCGTGGCTGGGGAATGGTGGAGGCTGGTCACACCCATGTTTCTG CACTCTGGAATCCCTCATGTAGCCCTTAGCTCATGGGCTCTGCTTACCTTTGGACCAAAAGTCTGCCGTGACTATGGGCTACTCACGTTCTGTCTCATTTGTATTCTCGGAGGGGTATCTGGTAATTTCATGAGCTTTCTTCATACACCAGATCCTACAGTTGGAGGAACT GGACCAGCATTTGCTTTAATAGGAGCTTGGCTTGTTGACCAATCTCAGAACAAGGAGATGATCAAAAGAGAAGAGTACGAAGACTTGTTTCAGAAGGCCATTATAATGACAGGGCTTGGTCTCATACTAAGCCATTTCGGTCCAATAGATGACTG GACAAATCTGGGAGCACTTGTAGCTGGGGTTGTGTACGGATTCTTCACTTGTCCGGTGTTTCAACTTGGAAGTGGAAGTGAAGGGATTATGACGGTTGGGGCAGAGAAACAGAACAGCGCTGGCCCGTGTAAATCGTTTCTGATTTTCACAATCTTTGTCGCGGTTCTTGTGACTTGTGTGCTAGTCCTTGGGGATGGACCATTGACCTTCCCTACGTATGATGATGTGGTCTACTCTCTCATCTAG